TTGGTTTGATCAGCCTGATCCTTCTTGTGATGGCGGTCGCACTCTAGCTCATACGGCGGCTGAGGTGGCGGTTGCTCGTCGAGATCATCAGTTGCAAAACGAATGTCGATCAGGTGTTCCCATCCGACAGCCGCGGCGCTAACACTGCCATGCTTATCGATACGAGCGCGAGCAGCTTTGCTGTCGCAACGACCACATGTCCCGTCTCCCAACGCAGCCGGATCGATGCGAAATCTGTGGGGATGGGGCCAGGTGTCCAGGTAGCCAATATGGCGTTTACCGGCGCAACGAGCGTGAACCACGCCACGAGGCCTAGTGTCAACAGGCACGTTCCGGCCAGGCCGAACCAGAAGGCCAGTCGCTCGCCCGCGAGCAGATAAGTCAGCAGAGCCGCGACCAATATGGCCGCGATGTCGAGCGGACCGCCAATTCTGGCGAACAACTCGAACTGGCCGTTGAAGACTGTCGCCTCTCGCCAGAGCTCAGGCGACCACACACTCAGTCGCGGCGGCGCCTCCAGCACATGGGCAAATGACGGGCCGAGGCTGAGCGCTGTCAACAAAAGCGAACCAAGAGCAGTCAGATAGAGGATCATCGTTCGTCCTTCGAGCCGCACCAAACCACTGAACATCACTCGGTTGTGCATTGTTCCGCCCAATGTTCTCCGACCACCGAAGACACCGCGAGATCGGCACGACACTCACGGAATGTTGTTTGCCGGCGTCGCAATCCAGCCGCGGTTTCGCCGATACTACAGCGCCGCGCGTTTTATCAGACGCGCAGAGGACGCTGTAGCACTTTGAATTGCTGCATGTTTTTATCCTTTAAATCGGCGATTTAAGGAAACATGCAGTAGCCGAAACAGAAACGGAAATCGGCCCATGCGCGCAAGGACGGTCGGCTCCCTCCCCCTCATACTTTTGTTATTTTTCACATCCGGGCGAGCCCTCGCCCTCGAGCCGCCGCGATCGGGACAGCCGGTCTTCGACCGGGCGGTCGAACTCACGGTCGACAATTTTCACGACGCATCGGCGCTCGACCGGTTCGTCGCAGCGGTGCGCCGGGAAATTGAAGATGTGCCGCTAACCGCCAAGAGCTCACAGGTTGAGGTCGACAAGGCAATCGATACTGTCCTCGCCAGCCTCGGTGCGTCGCATACCGCCCGCTTCAAACGCGATACGATCGACTATTTCGAGCTCATCGATATATTCCGCTTTGCCGTCCGCAACGACATGCGGCGATTGTTTCCGCCGGATGGGGAAGTGAACTATGCCGGCATCGGCATGGTAACGCAGAGCAATGGCCAGCGGTTCGTCACCGATGTTTATGACGGCTCGCCTGCCGACCGCGCGGGAATTCTCGTCGGCGACGAGATCCTCTCGGTCGATGGCGCCCCCTACCGCGAGGTCGAATCCTTTCGAGACAAGGTCGGGCGAACCGTCGAAGTTCGCTTGCGGCGTCAGCCAGGCGCCGTGCCGATCGCCGTCAAGGTTACTGTCGAGCGACTGAGGCCGCTGCGGACATTCGAGCGGGCGATCGAGAGCAGCGTAAAAGTGACGGAGCATGACGGACGGCGGATCGGTTATGTTCGACTGTGGACGCTCTCGACGGAAGATGGGCTGGACATCGTGGCCCGCGAACTCGCGACCGGGCGCCTCAAGGATGCCGACGGTGTGATCGTCGACCTGCGCGGCCGGTGGGGCGGCGGGCCTGCGGACGCGGCCGAGCTTTTCGTCGGCGACACGCCGACGTTCCGGCTGATCTCGCGAGGGGGAAAGGAGACACTCGCCAACGTGCGCTGGCGCCGGCCGGTGGTGGCGATCATCGACGAGGGTGCCAGGAGTGGATTAGAACTCTTCGCCTACGCCTTGAAAATGAACGGAATTCCGCTCGTCGGCACGCGAACGGCCGGTGCTCTGCTCGCGGGTCGCGCCTATCTGCTGCCTGACGACAGCCTGCTGGAACTGGCAGTCTCGGACGCCGTCATCGACGAGGGGCTTCGGCTTGAGGGCCGAGGCGTCGATCCCGACATTCCGGTGCCATTCAGCCTGCCTTACGCGGCAGGAAAGGACCCGCAGTTCGACGCCGCGATCGAGGAGATGCGGCGAATTCTGGTGAAGGGCTGAGGCTCATTCGCTCTGCCGGAAGTTGCGGATCCGGTCGAACAGGACGGCGAGCACCGTGGCGCCGCCGATGAAGGTGCCCTGCCAAAAGGCATTGATCCCAAGCAGGCCAAGGCTGTTGCGGATCACTTCGATGAGCGCCGCGCCGATCAGCGCTCCAGAGGCCGTGCCGACGCCACCGGCGAGATTGGCCCCGCCGATCACCGCCGCGGCAATGACCTGAAGTTCCATTCCCGCGCCGATGTTGGTGGTAACGGCGCCGAGCCAGCCGGT
The genomic region above belongs to Sinorhizobium mexicanum and contains:
- a CDS encoding DUF1772 domain-containing protein — protein: MILYLTALGSLLLTALSLGPSFAHVLEAPPRLSVWSPELWREATVFNGQFELFARIGGPLDIAAILVAALLTYLLAGERLAFWFGLAGTCLLTLGLVAWFTLVAPVNAILATWTPGPIPTDFASIRLRWETGHVVVATAKLLALVSISMAVLAPRLSDGNT
- a CDS encoding S41 family peptidase, with translation MRARTVGSLPLILLLFFTSGRALALEPPRSGQPVFDRAVELTVDNFHDASALDRFVAAVRREIEDVPLTAKSSQVEVDKAIDTVLASLGASHTARFKRDTIDYFELIDIFRFAVRNDMRRLFPPDGEVNYAGIGMVTQSNGQRFVTDVYDGSPADRAGILVGDEILSVDGAPYREVESFRDKVGRTVEVRLRRQPGAVPIAVKVTVERLRPLRTFERAIESSVKVTEHDGRRIGYVRLWTLSTEDGLDIVARELATGRLKDADGVIVDLRGRWGGGPADAAELFVGDTPTFRLISRGGKETLANVRWRRPVVAIIDEGARSGLELFAYALKMNGIPLVGTRTAGALLAGRAYLLPDDSLLELAVSDAVIDEGLRLEGRGVDPDIPVPFSLPYAAGKDPQFDAAIEEMRRILVKG